The genomic DNA TTCAACGACCTGTGGGGCTTCGGGCGGCGGCGCATCGACATGAAGCCGGCCGACCTCGAATACATGGTCGCCTACCAGGTCGGCGCGCTGCAGGGGATCGCCCACTACGCCGGGACCAAAGTCACCCACGTCAAGCCGCACGGCGCGCTCTACAACATGGCCTCCGAGAACGAGGACTACGCGCTCGCCATCGGCCGCGGCATCAAGACGGTCGATCCCTCGCTCATCTACGTGCTGCTGTCGGGCTCGGTGATGGAAAAAGCCGCCGAAAAAGTCGGCCTCAAGTACGCGCGCGAGGGCTTCGTCGACCGCACCTACGAGGACGACGGCAACCTGACCTCGCGCAAGATCGAGGGCTCGGTGATCCGCGATCCGAAGGTGGCGGCCGAGCGTGTGGTGCGCATGGTGCTCGACGGCGAAGTCACCGCGCGCTCGGGCAAGAAGATCAAGCGCCGCATCGATTCGCTCTGCATCCACGGCGACGAGCCGACCTCGGCGGCCGTGGGCAAGGCGGCGCGCGACGCCCTGGTCGCCGCCGGGGTCCGCGTCCTGCCGCTACCCGAGATGCCGCTTGGCTGAGAAATCCATTATCGCCGTGATCGGCGGCACCGGGGCGCTCGGCTCCGGGCTCGCCAAGCGCCTCGCGCGCGCCGGCCACCCGGTCGTTATCGGCTCGCGCGATCCGGCCAAGGCGGAAGCCGCCGCCCGCGACATTCCGGGCGCGCGCGGCGCGGGCCAGGCCGACGCGGCGCGCCAGGCCGCCATCGTCATCCTCGCCGTGCCGTTCGCGAGCCAGGCCGACACGCTTGCCGCCGTTTCGCCCCATTGCGCGGGCAAGCTCGTCATCGACACCACCGTGCCGCTGGTGCCGCCCAAGGTCGGCACCGTGCAGCTGCCGCCGGAAGGCTCGGCCGCGCTCAAGACCAGGAAAC from Rhodospirillales bacterium includes the following:
- the pxpA gene encoding 5-oxoprolinase subunit PxpA, whose translation is MAPAINLNADMGEGFGAYDIGNDDLLLSIVNSANIACGFHAGDPTVMHGLVLDAKKHGVSIGAHPGFNDLWGFGRRRIDMKPADLEYMVAYQVGALQGIAHYAGTKVTHVKPHGALYNMASENEDYALAIGRGIKTVDPSLIYVLLSGSVMEKAAEKVGLKYAREGFVDRTYEDDGNLTSRKIEGSVIRDPKVAAERVVRMVLDGEVTARSGKKIKRRIDSLCIHGDEPTSAAVGKAARDALVAAGVRVLPLPEMPLG
- the npdG gene encoding NADPH-dependent F420 reductase, which codes for MAEKSIIAVIGGTGALGSGLAKRLARAGHPVVIGSRDPAKAEAAARDIPGARGAGQADAARQAAIVILAVPFASQADTLAAVSPHCAGKLVIDTTVPLVPPKVGTVQLPPEGSAALKTRKLIDAGARVASAFHNVSAAKLQAEGEIACDVLVFGDDAAVRDEAIAVVKAAGLRAFHGGPLANSAAAEALTSVLITVNRLYKVDGAGIRLVGQKADGTAL